The stretch of DNA GGATCGAGCCCAAGGAATCGAGTCTGCTCTGTCCACGCATGGTGGTATGATAGCAAAATCCGTTCGATGGAAATAGCTGACCCCGGCATGAGATGACAAAAACGCACGATAAAGAAGACCAGTACAAAGTCGTCGCCACCAATCGCAAGGCGTACCACGACTACTTTATCGAAGAGAAGTTCGAAGCCGGCGTCATCCTGCGGGGGACGGAGGTGAAGTCGTTGCGGGAAGGGCGCGTCAATCTGCAGGACAGTTATGCCTCGGTGGATGACGGCGAGGTCTACTTGCAGCATTGTCACATCAGTCCCTACTCGCACGGCAATCTGATGAATCACGACCCGCTCCGCAAGCGGAAACTGCTGCTGCACCGCAAGGAGATCAACAAGCTGATCGGAAAGACTCAGCTGAAGGGTCTCACGCTCGTCCCCCTGCGCATCTATTTTTCGAAGCGCGGCCATGCCAAGGTGGAGTTGGCCCTGGCGAAGGGCAAGAAGCAATACGACCGCCGTGAATCGATTAAGGCCCGCGAAGCAGGCCGTGAAGTCGAACGCGCGATCAAGAGCAGGAAGTAAGCGGGTTTGTCCCTGCCCGCGAGAGCCATTGAGGCCTCGGTTATTTCTCAGCGTGTTGTGTCCCTTTCCCCGCCCGGCAGGTTGATCGGCCTGTGACCCGTCGCACCCCTAAACCCACAACT from Nitrospira sp. encodes:
- the smpB gene encoding SsrA-binding protein SmpB; its protein translation is MTKTHDKEDQYKVVATNRKAYHDYFIEEKFEAGVILRGTEVKSLREGRVNLQDSYASVDDGEVYLQHCHISPYSHGNLMNHDPLRKRKLLLHRKEINKLIGKTQLKGLTLVPLRIYFSKRGHAKVELALAKGKKQYDRRESIKAREAGREVERAIKSRK